The segment taatttatgtaaattaaattttaaatatataaaaataaaacataacaatATATTACATAAAACAAGTCAAACTTGAATTTGAAGTATTGAAATCCAAGCTTGATTCATATGTTAAATGTGGTTAATAATTTTGtcaaaatctatttttgaaatatcatattttatttaaaccctcatattttatgaATAAACCCAATAATTTCACCATGAAATAAGTTTAATATCAATCAAGTATACTCGTGAGATTGATTCTCGTTGATAACTTATTCCCTCCTCTGATTCTTCCAACTCAACTGAAAAtgttttctctttttttcctCGAATGCTGCTGCTACTTGATTCTTTTTTATtctgtttaatttataattttgaaatgaatttttttaaaaaaaattgaagtatTTTGTAATTTTCTTGCTATAAAATATCAATCATTGATACAATTGGACACATTTGAAATAAATACGAAAGAGTAGTAAGATAGAGAGAAAATAAACAAAGAGAAATAACATTTTTTAGAGCGATTttacatttgaaataaattaaaaaaaataaagagcaTTCAAACAAAGTTTCAGaagcctttattttatttttaatttaaaaaaaaatattttgggtAAATGGAACCTGAGttttttaaagtttaaaccaAGGTAGCTCTTAATTTTCCGCGGAATTCAACGGTAAAAGActaaatataaaaaagaaaatgataataATGAGCATGAGTAGAAATAAAAGTAGAATTTTAGAGATTAAGTATTGACGTATGTTGACCGACCAAATGTATAGGAATAGGACCCACCCTTGTTAAATATATGCAACAAAAGCCGTCAGCCTCCAATTTGGGAGAACAAACCAATGGCTGCTGTTAAATCTTTTATTATCGTCCGCCCAATATCGCCAAACTCATATCCACCTTACACGTGCCTCATCTACCCACAGATGAACAAACACCAAAGTTGCTAAAATGAAAGCAGACCGACAAAGCCGACTTGGACCGACCATATCTCCACCATCACCACTCAAGTTGCTTCTCACCTAAGCTAATTTTTCTACACGTGTACATTCCCAACGgctagtttttcttttctttttatttttgtttaaccGCGAAGGCAATATATTAAATTCTCTCTCTCCCGACACGCACGAGGGagcgaaaattaaaaaaaaaaaaaaaccagaatttatttatttttggggttAAATAATCCAGTAGGTTCtagatttaaattattaaaaaaagctAAAATCGCGTAGATATTTCTGTTCTTTTTAAAAAGAAAACCGCTTTTTTACCGGAAGTTTACATTTTTAAAGCAACTCTGTTTATAGAAGGCAGTTATTGGTTTCCTTTCTTTAGCAGCACAACAATCAGTTCTTTTCTCTTAATTCTAGGGTTTTATCTGATCACTATAATCTAATCCATCAGTTTCCTCTGCCTTTTCTGCTTCTCTAAAGATCCTTTTGTTTCGTTTTGAGGTATAAGGTAGTTTCATTAACTCTTCTTAGATTCTCCTctgcatatataatatatatatattccattTACTGATTGTAAAATCTAGTCTTTTAAGTCTCTTTTTTGAGTGGGTTTTGATTCTGATTATCTAAAGACTTTTAACAGTTGGAGTTGGATATGGAAATGGCTTTGAGCAAAGTACTCCGTACTTCTTCATTGAACTTGAATCACGGTGGAGTAAATGAGGAGGAAGAGTTACGGTTAGGGTTTGTGAGACGCTCGCTTGGATTAGGGAGGAAAAGGGTCGGCATATCAAATGATATGGAGGATTTTTCGCCTCTTGATTTCTCTGCAACCAAACTTCCACTGTTGAAAAGGCAATGCAGCGAGAGGATAGTCATGATGGTGACGTTTGATGATTACCATGAAAAATCATCTCTTGAATCACTTCCTCAAGATCTTCTTGTAAGTGCTAAAAAAACCCATAGCCTCAATTGTTGTTATTAGTTTCTATTTTTGGATTGAGTTGTGATTAATGAGAAAGATTTTTGCTTTTCCTATCTGCAGATTAGGATTATTTGTGGTGTGGACCATGAAGATTTGAAGCGACTTTTAATTGTTTCCAAATCAATCAGAGAAGCTGTGAGTATAGTAAAatcatttaatttggattgtaaACTGTTCACTTCCTGCTTGTTAAGTATTTTAACCTGATTTTGACTCTGATTGTTCCTTTTCTTTTCTCAGACTGTAATTGCAAAGCAGTTGCATTTTGCTTATAGCACACCAACAAAGGTCAAGGCTTTTCGAACATCCATTGATTTCGAGGAACCAAGTGAATTAGACGAGATTGAAGCTCCAAATGCACCGAGGCAATGGAGGTCTCATAGGTCAATCAACCGGAATAAACTGGCTGATATTTCAGTGGCATTGTTTGCTTGATACGAAGAAGATTGTAAATAGCCTGTAGAAATAGTAGTAGTTGTTGTAGATTAAAAGGGGATTGATTAGTGGATCTGGTTGTCGGATCATTGTACATGGGGTAAGATTCTAGACAAGCAATTTCTTCAAATGTTTCGTTGAAGATACATGGTtgctttttagctcgtttttgtaTCTTTGTGTACATGATAGAAAGAAAGGGGGATTTCAGATTCCGGTGTATTTGTTTGGAGGGCAATCTTTACCCTTCTGATTTGATAAAGTTgattctaataatataataagtgcAGACATTTCCTCGTATAATCTATACTCTTGGTAGATTTCAGTTGCTAGATTTTGTGATAAATTGTACAACTTTGAAGCTGAATCAAAGAGGGGATTTCATGCTTTACTGTTTAATAATGGTGTACAAACACGTCCGTTACTTACTGATATCATCTGAGGTCTTTCTATAAAAACTGCTGTGCCGGTGCCATTTCTTGAGGAAATGTTGAATCGCTTGCCTTTGATCAAAGACATTTCCAATCTATTTTCTACTGATTTATGACAGACCATAGATTAATGAATGGGAAATGTATTTCTAAATCTTCTTCCTATATGGGATGAACAACTATTGAAGAGTTTGAAAtccattgaaaattttcaaattttgactaAAATTTTGACAAGTAAAAAAGGCAATTAACAGAGAATGAATTGAAGTGTGTGTGAACTGTGAACTAATATGACAGCTATTGGTTGCAAAATTATGGAAATCTTGATTTCAGcaataaaaaattaattgatttttaatgCTGGTAATATTTTGAGGAAGGCTTTATAGTTTAGTCTGCAAATTGTCTCTCACTGTtaaatgttgataataaattttacCTATCGTTCCTTTCAAcaggcaaaaattatttttatttggatTAGGAAAGTGATAAATGGTATTGTTAATGGTAATTTTTGCACAAATTTGGGATTGAGCATCCGTTAGTATTGTCTCTGGtacataattttatttattcaaataagtttagaaaataattttatacaaaatTCGAATCAAAACGAGAATATCTCATTCTTAAATTTTAGGCAGAAGTTAGATCACCAAAAATCAATATCCAATTTAATTGCATTTAAATGAATTCTACTTGCATTATGAAAGTGATGATACTTTTTAGCACAAATTTCAATTGATTGTGGCATTGTTATAGAATCTATTTAAGGGTCCATGTTTAATACAAGTCAAAATGCAAAGGAAAAGGCCTCTTTTTTTAGTGCTTACTTTACCAGCTTGTTAATGCAGAACATCATCAGCCTGATTTGAACTTAAAGAGAATCCTCGatgtttttttatttatagtATAACCAAGTCtttatctttacaatttaatacATATCTTATTTTAGAAATTGTTGCTAAGATTATATCATCCCACTAATCTCATTTCTTGCTAGATTTCTTGAGGATGTACTTTGCTTCACATTAGCAACCCCCCATACACTGATTAAAAATTTTGAGATAAATCTTAAAACTAAACATCAACTTTAGTTTAGTTTACTACATGATACATAAgttttaattttgtataattttaaacatcaaacttTGATTTTTATCTATTGAacacatttaaaaaaataaaaataaactctacttatttatttcattaaagtTTATGCATTACATTTGTTTGGGTAAATGTACCCGAGATCTCCCTCTATAAGTCCCAATCAAATTAGTCCCTCTACTATTAAATGGATCAACTTAGTCTCTATACTGTCAAAAGTATTagataatttttaaagttatataGTTTTGtaactataatttttttttttttgaattgaacaacaattgaaaaaaaaaagataattttcaaattattttctaTACAGCAAATATTGATTCTGTTACAATTTAAACTTATTTGCAAGGGCGTAGCCagagggggctggcatgggccccgccccccttaaaatgaaaaatttcattttaggcccttaaaattttttaaaaattttaaattagttaaggtaaaattacactttggcctccttaaaattataaaaaatcaatttaatcttttacaaattataaaattataaactataaaaaattaaaatttcatccggcccccctaaaaaaattttctggcttcgcccctgcttatttgattcttttgaaCAGTGTAAagattaaaataatgattttaatACTGAAGAAACTAATTTAGTACAATTCCTATAATATAGAGAGTTTTAAGCCATATCTACCCCTAAAATTTCCTTAACCATAAACTTCTCAGAAAGGGGGGCATATCTGCAAGAAGCAATTATACCCACATCCAAATTTGATTTACTACGATTTCATAATTGAAGCCCAGGGAAGGGAGCATAGGCTTGATGGGCTTGAAATGCTACTTATTCAGCTGGTTTCAAAGGAATCAGCCCAATAGAGAGGTCCAGTAAAAGATTTATCACGATCTCATCACTCTTCTGTCACGTAAATTATGATGTATTTGGTGGGTATTAATCATTAATTTGATACTTCAATTCACACTTGCAATTTGATGGCATTATTACTTGGATTTTGGGTTTGGTGAGATGAAACCGTTTAGGTTTTTGTTGCATGTCATCGCAAACAGTCTTGAGCTTCAATCCAATGACACCATGACATAAGCTTTGTTTAAGCAACTTTCTGGTGAGCTATATCTTTCAATTTTAAAGCAACCATAATAACCATATATTGCTATTGGGATCTATATTTGGAGGTCCCATGCATCACGCTTTTTCATTATCTTGCCCTGGAAGTTACAAAAGCTCCATTCCATCCATCAATTATATACAAAATTTGGAAGCTAATTATTGGATCGCACttggaaataaattaaattaCGATTGTATAGTCAACTAGTCATGTTTTTGCATATGCCACAATTGATGCAATAGCATATAGAGAAAGCAATAAATGGGTGAGAGTTGGAAGGGCTTAATCGCCATGATTTCTGGGTTTCAGCACATGCATGTTTTGATGTTCAATTTTCATTGACTGGTCACACACTTCATGGTCTCCTAGGCCATATGCCTTAAATAGCTACTTGAAATCAAACCCATTTTTGCTTTGCAGGCACCACATTGTGTAGCGGTCTTTATTATGTTTGTTCAAATAGTAAGCACCCCCTTCAGCCCTCAATAGTAGGCTTAAGGATTCAATTATAGAATCCCTATTAATGAATCACATCACCGGTCATTATTAATAGATTTTTCAAATCTGGTTTTTTTGAAATTAGATCAAGATGTGTGATTAGAAATTTTATCTTTTATGTCATTAACATGGTTCAACACTGAATTTTTAAGCCAAAACAAGAGAAAAGAATCAACATATAATTGGAAGATTCGACTAAGAAGTGAGAGAAATTAAGCAGACCCAAATGTCTCCATCAACCCAAATTCTGTAATTTTACCCTATTTTAGCTCATTATTGGATCATTTTTCCTTCACTTGTTTTTGGAGTAGATGAGCATGAAATATATTAGTTATCTTTACCTTTCTCTTTGAAGCAAAGGTATATTGTAATTGTGCACTCGTTTAGCATTTTCACTTGTGACCTACTCAAAGGTGTGCCAAGATCATCACTTTCCTGCTTTAGCGCACAATTAATATAACGTACCTAACGCCTCCTTTGGCATTAAACAACAAAAACAGTACAGAGGATTCATTCTACGTCTTTTTACACAGTGTAGCTCCACAAACAGCTCTATCTCCAATAATGGAATAAAGAAAAATAACTTTACAACTAACACACGAAACTAATGAACAAAAACATTACATATCACATAACAATGGTGACAACAAAACAATCAAAGCTTTTGAAAACTGGTTGAAACTAAATCGTAAGAAGAAGCTTAAGGAACTCTTATCTCATTCTAACTGAGTTTACTTATTGGATCTTGTATGATAATGATGAGATGTAGacaagataaaaaaataaaaataaaccaagTCCCCACTACTGATAAGGCTGGTGAATATGCAAGTACTCGACGGATTTGACAAGCATTCGGTCCCCCCAAAGGTGATGGGTTGAGGCCATGTGCTTGCCCAATTATGCTGTTAAAAGAGGATGAAGAATCATCCAACACTGTTTAGGTGAAACATTCAGGTTTTAATGGAATTTGCCGACTCCCTTTGCTTCTTAAAGAAAAACCCATATCTTTTCTTTAATCAGTTCTACAAATATAGAGTTTAAATTTTTGATTAATAAAATCCATCTTAAAGGTTTGTAAAGACTTAGTTATTGTGTAAAGATGTTATGAAAAACATTCATCCGTGACTCGCACAATAATGGGGCACTTTGTCTAGGAATACGACAGTTGTAGCATGGAACTAGACATCTAATCATGTCATGTTTAGTTCATGGGtcattcatttttttaaaaacatttcGTTTGTCTTCTTCTAAGGGTTGATATTTTTTGTTTCCTTTGTGCCTCCTCTTTTTTGTGTAAGGAACAGATACCCTAAATTCCTCATCATCTTTTCCTCTAGAAACTTTCATTAATTTTAATGACTGGGATCAATTCCCTTTATGTTATCTTTTAGCATAATATATTCGCTTTGACAAGAACACAGCTCTTTGGCTTTTTCTTCAGCTTCTCTCATAACCCTAAACCTCACCAAGCCTAAAATAAGGATAGAAAAAGAAAACTATATATGTGACTGCTACTTCAAGGCATCTAACAAAGGGGCTTCACATGGTTTTGAAGTGGTGGAGggcttttttcttctcttttcttctttttttttttccatgctGAGAATATTGAAAGCTActtcctttttttgttttttttggggatttttttttctcttttttcaccAAATGGAAAGGGTGTCCTTAGAAATTGGGTGGTCCATAAAGGCTTTGcctttatttgtttgttttgtcTCAAAGCCTTAATCCTGCAGCTTTGTCTCTATTATGGCCTTCATTTACATCTTACTTATTGGCTAATTTGTGGGTTTTAGTAACCAATTGTCCCaataacttttttatttttaatattcattcatacaatcattttaataaaagccTTAAAAGACAATATTTCGTGAAAGCTACGATTTTCTAAAACATTTCCTTTTGATTTTCATGTGATTCTTAATTAGTATACTTTATTCATTTACTTGTTAAAGAGATAAAGTAAAGTAAGTTTTATAGAGAAGCTTAAGGATTATATGCTTTCGTGGAGTATGTGAATCAGTAAAGAAATCACAAACACAATTTTCACATCATATTCCTCACTATACTCACCCTTTTCTACTTACTCCCTAAAACTAGTTGTCTAAATTTGTTCATAAATCTCTTTAACAATCATGCTTATCATTTGCATTTTTTCAAAGTTCAAAGTGGGAaagtttgtaatttttgtttaTAGTTTAATATATTAACGATTGATATAATTGTCATTATAATgtgtataaaaattttaatcgATATCTCtactatattaatattaaaatattaatcataaaaatttaatataataagaTAATATACATACACGGTGGTTGAGACACTTCATTTCCTGATTTTAAGATTGTTGTCTATCAATTTTTTACGTATATTTTACATGGACGAATAATTTGGTAAAGAGAGAGGCGTAATTAGTTAAGGATGGaaggaattaaatattaatataattaagtAAAGTTGAGAATGTTACCAACCTTAAACAAACCATCTCGTGCATTAGACGCAATGTTTTATATTTTAGTGGTTCTGTTAACCCAAGTCTTTAAGTCGGATATTAAAATTAGTTAACTGAACTACATTTCAactaatattatataataattaactAAGTTATAGCCATTGTTGTACTCATCTTACAAACTTCCAAACATCTAAGCTGAAGCCTCTCTCACTCAATTCTCGCCTTTTTCGTCTTAAACTCCTCGTTTTAATTATATAAACTTATCACCTGAGATTTAAGTACTAAAACTGAGGTATATCAAATTATATATGGAACTGAcaatttaagtaataaattaaataactaaCTCAACTCAACTTAATTTATTTTCATGTAGTTTATACAGGTGAAACTCGAACCTAAACATTTTTGGAACATTTGGTTCAATGAATGTAAAATTAAATTCGGTAATAACATTATATGAATGTAAGGTTATAGTCTTATACGGGTAGAATGTTAAGTATGTTTCGTTGCCCGTTTGATCTATTTGGTTAGAAGGAAAGATCGATGtttagttgatggaaaaaaaCTAGTTAAAAAGAatctttattataaaatttatttattttaacaagtttaatttctttaatatatTCTAATCttaatttgtataaaattataataatttttatttttattaagtgaatatatgatattgaaataaatttataaatcataaTTATGACAaccttaaatatttaaattaaataagagTATGCtcataaactaaaataaattaaagaatagATTGTACATTCAGACATTTTGGtactaattaaaatataaaattatgaattgactaaaatatgaataatcttataaaattaaaaatacaaaatcaTATTCAACCAACCATTAAAATCTCAAAACATCAACTTTGATCCCATGTGTTAAAAGGCGCGCAAGGTAGATGTGTATGTATTGAAAGTAACGGTTACCTAATACGTCAACAGTTAAATTGAGTAGTAATTACTGCACCATATGATGTTCTGCTGCTCTGAAACGTGATTTTAGTTACCTGCTAATCTCATTTGCAGGTAGATTTCATTAAAGTTATATTCCCAAAAAGAAAAGAGGCTGTATTTGGGGAATAAATTCCTCCTCCTACAAATTATTTACTGCCCACTTGTGATGGCTGCATCCAGATTTTTTGCTACCTAGATTTTTATTCTCAAACAGCTAAAACCCAGAGCTAGAGCTACCCAAGGTAAATCCATTCATATACAATCATCAGAACAGATAAAATACACTGTTGTGTCGTGTCCTTCATCAGACACACATGTCCTTTTAAACATGCATCTTCTAATCTGAATCACATCACTTACTCTGATCTTTAAACATGTTTCCAACTCCCAACAGTCTTGAGTTTCAGCCCCTTTTTTTTAACCATGGTTATTATGACAGAAATACCCTTG is part of the Gossypium arboreum isolate Shixiya-1 chromosome 5, ASM2569848v2, whole genome shotgun sequence genome and harbors:
- the LOC108452254 gene encoding F-box protein SKIP27-like codes for the protein MEMALSKVLRTSSLNLNHGGVNEEEELRLGFVRRSLGLGRKRVGISNDMEDFSPLDFSATKLPLLKRQCSERIVMMVTFDDYHEKSSLESLPQDLLIRIICGVDHEDLKRLLIVSKSIREATVIAKQLHFAYSTPTKVKAFRTSIDFEEPSELDEIEAPNAPRQWRSHRSINRNKLADISVALFA